The Paraburkholderia sp. ZP32-5 genome includes a window with the following:
- a CDS encoding OmpH family outer membrane protein, which translates to MLTGMFSKRVACALALAMTLWVGVAHAQEARIAAVNSDRILRESAAAKAAQLKLEAEFAKRDKDLADMAQKLKSMSDALDKNGASMSAADRAQKQRDLSQLDSDFQRKQREFREDLNQRRNEELAAVLDRANKVIKQIAETQHYDLIVQEAVYVSPRIDITDQVLKALAASGN; encoded by the coding sequence TTGCTAACCGGTATGTTTTCGAAACGTGTAGCGTGTGCATTGGCGCTGGCCATGACCTTGTGGGTCGGGGTCGCGCATGCGCAGGAGGCGAGGATCGCCGCGGTGAACTCCGACCGTATCCTGCGCGAATCGGCTGCGGCGAAGGCTGCGCAGTTGAAGCTGGAGGCCGAGTTCGCGAAGCGCGACAAGGATCTCGCCGATATGGCGCAGAAGCTCAAGTCGATGTCCGATGCGCTCGACAAGAATGGCGCGTCGATGTCGGCCGCCGATCGCGCGCAGAAGCAGCGTGACTTGTCGCAGCTCGACTCGGACTTTCAGCGCAAGCAGCGCGAATTCCGCGAAGACCTCAATCAGCGCCGCAACGAGGAACTGGCCGCGGTGCTCGATCGCGCGAACAAGGTCATCAAGCAGATTGCCGAGACGCAGCACTACGATCTGATCGTGCAGGAAGCGGTGTACGTGAGCCCGCGCATCGATATTACCGACCAGGTACTGAAGGCGCTGGCGGCGTCGGGAAACTGA
- the lpxA gene encoding acyl-ACP--UDP-N-acetylglucosamine O-acyltransferase: protein MSRIHPTAIIEPGAQLDESVEVGPYAVIGAHVTIGARSTVGSHSVIEGHTTIGEDNRIGHYASVGGRPQDMKYKDEPTRLVIGNRNTIREFTTIHTGTVQDAGVTSLGDDNWIMAYVHIGHDCHVGSNVILSSNAQMAGHVTIGDYAIIGGMSGVHQFVRIGAHSMLGGASALVQDVPPYVIAAGNKAEPHGINVEGLRRRGFSADAISVLRTAYRVLYKNGLSLEEAKVQLRELGTAGGDGDAPVQTLLAFVEASQRGIIR from the coding sequence ATGAGCAGGATCCATCCCACTGCGATCATCGAACCGGGCGCGCAGCTCGACGAATCCGTCGAAGTCGGACCCTATGCGGTAATCGGCGCACACGTGACGATCGGCGCGCGCAGCACGGTCGGTTCGCACAGCGTGATCGAAGGCCATACCACGATCGGCGAAGACAACCGGATCGGCCACTACGCATCGGTGGGCGGCCGTCCGCAGGACATGAAGTACAAGGACGAGCCGACCCGGCTCGTGATCGGCAATCGCAATACGATCCGCGAGTTCACAACGATCCACACCGGTACGGTGCAGGACGCTGGCGTCACATCGCTCGGTGACGACAACTGGATCATGGCGTACGTGCACATTGGCCACGATTGCCACGTCGGCAGCAACGTGATCCTGTCGAGCAACGCGCAGATGGCCGGCCACGTGACGATCGGCGACTACGCGATCATCGGCGGCATGTCGGGCGTGCATCAGTTCGTGCGCATCGGCGCGCATTCGATGCTCGGCGGCGCGTCGGCGCTCGTGCAGGACGTGCCGCCGTACGTGATCGCGGCGGGCAACAAGGCCGAGCCGCACGGCATCAACGTTGAAGGTCTGCGTCGCCGCGGCTTCTCGGCTGATGCGATCTCGGTGCTGCGCACCGCGTATCGCGTGCTGTACAAGAACGGCCTGTCGCTCGAAGAGGCGAAGGTGCAGCTGCGGGAACTGGGCACGGCCGGCGGCGATGGCGATGCTCCGGTGCAGACGCTGCTCGCGTTCGTCGAAGCGTCGCAACGCGGCATCATCCGCTAA
- the lpxB gene encoding lipid-A-disaccharide synthase, translated as MALQPSPLRVAMVAGEPSGDLLAASLLDGLASRLPAVTQYYGIGGPRMIATGFDAHWPMEKLSVRGYVEALRHIPGILGIRNELKRQLLAEPPSVFVGVDAPDFNFGLEHALRDAGIPTVHFVCPSIWAWRGGRIKKIAKAVDHMLCVFPFETALLQKAGVTASYVGHPLADQIPLEPDTLGARRTLGLAESGPVIAVLPGSRRSEIDLIGPTFFAAMEMMQHQEPSVRFVMPAATPALRALLQPLVDSHPGLALTITDGQSQLAMTAADAILVKSGTVTLEAALLKKPMVISYKVPWLTGQIMRRQGYLPYVGLPNILAGRFVVPEILQHFATPQALAEATLKQLRDESNRRTLTEIFTEMHHVLKQNTAQRAAEVVASVVEKRAGRA; from the coding sequence ATGGCGCTGCAACCCAGTCCGCTGCGCGTCGCGATGGTGGCCGGCGAGCCGTCCGGCGACCTGCTCGCCGCGTCGCTGCTCGACGGTCTCGCGAGCCGTCTGCCGGCCGTCACGCAGTACTACGGCATCGGCGGTCCGCGCATGATCGCCACCGGCTTCGACGCGCACTGGCCGATGGAAAAGCTCTCGGTGCGCGGCTATGTCGAAGCGCTGCGGCATATCCCCGGAATCCTCGGCATTCGCAACGAACTGAAGCGCCAGTTGCTTGCCGAGCCGCCGTCGGTCTTTGTCGGCGTCGATGCGCCCGATTTCAACTTCGGGCTCGAGCACGCGCTGCGCGACGCGGGCATTCCCACGGTTCACTTCGTCTGTCCGTCCATCTGGGCGTGGCGCGGCGGGCGCATCAAGAAGATCGCCAAGGCGGTCGACCACATGCTGTGCGTGTTTCCGTTCGAAACCGCGCTGCTGCAGAAGGCGGGCGTCACGGCATCGTACGTGGGCCACCCGCTCGCCGATCAGATTCCGCTCGAACCCGACACGCTAGGCGCGCGCCGCACGCTGGGCCTCGCGGAAAGCGGGCCGGTGATCGCGGTACTGCCGGGTAGCCGGCGCTCGGAAATCGATCTGATCGGCCCGACCTTTTTTGCCGCGATGGAGATGATGCAGCACCAGGAGCCCAGCGTGCGCTTCGTGATGCCGGCGGCCACGCCGGCGTTGCGCGCGCTGCTGCAACCGCTCGTCGATTCGCATCCGGGGCTTGCGCTGACCATCACCGATGGCCAGTCGCAGCTCGCGATGACCGCCGCCGACGCGATTCTGGTCAAGAGCGGCACCGTGACGCTCGAAGCGGCGTTGCTGAAAAAGCCGATGGTGATCTCGTACAAGGTGCCCTGGCTGACAGGTCAGATCATGCGCCGCCAGGGCTATCTGCCGTACGTCGGCCTGCCGAACATCTTGGCGGGGCGCTTCGTGGTCCCCGAAATCCTGCAGCATTTCGCGACGCCGCAGGCGCTCGCCGAGGCGACGCTGAAACAGTTGCGCGACGAATCGAACCGGCGCACGCTGACGGAAATCTTCACGGAGATGCATCACGTGCTGAAGCAGAACACCGCGCAGCGTGCGGCCGAAGTCGTGGCCAGCGTGGTCGAAAAGCGGGCGGGGCGGGCATGA
- the lpxD gene encoding UDP-3-O-(3-hydroxymyristoyl)glucosamine N-acyltransferase: protein MAFTLEDIVQRFGGEVVGDGSQRVGSLAPLDQAGPDQLAFLANPKYLSQVETTRAGAVLINAGDLAKLASRDARNFIVTPNPYAYFARVAQTFIDLAAPKAAPGVHPSATIDPSAQIAASAVIGPRVTVEAGGVIGEHARLDANVVIGRGTRVGANSHLYPNVTVYHGCKLGERVIVHAGAVIGSDGFGFAPDFVGEGEARTGSWVKIPQVGGVSIANDVEIGANTTIDRGAMADTIIEECVKIDNLVQIGHNCKIGAYTVIAGCAGVAGSTTIGRHCMIGGAVGIAGHVTLADYVIVTAKSGVSKSLLKPGMYTSAFPAVNHADWNKSAALLRNIDKLRDRIKALEAAAADNAANVAGGPAAASDNI, encoded by the coding sequence ATGGCATTTACGCTCGAGGACATCGTCCAGCGGTTCGGTGGTGAGGTAGTCGGAGACGGTTCGCAGCGTGTAGGCAGCCTCGCGCCACTCGACCAGGCAGGCCCGGACCAGTTGGCGTTCCTCGCCAATCCGAAGTATCTGTCGCAGGTCGAGACGACCCGTGCGGGCGCGGTGCTGATCAATGCCGGCGACCTGGCGAAGCTCGCGTCGCGCGATGCCCGTAACTTCATCGTCACGCCGAATCCGTACGCTTACTTTGCGCGCGTCGCGCAAACCTTCATCGATCTCGCCGCGCCGAAAGCCGCGCCCGGCGTGCATCCAAGCGCAACCATCGACCCTTCCGCGCAGATCGCCGCGAGCGCGGTGATCGGCCCGCGCGTCACGGTCGAAGCCGGCGGGGTGATCGGCGAGCACGCGCGGCTCGACGCCAATGTGGTGATCGGCCGCGGCACGCGCGTCGGCGCGAACTCGCATCTTTATCCGAACGTCACCGTGTATCACGGCTGCAAGCTCGGCGAGCGCGTGATCGTGCATGCGGGCGCGGTGATCGGCTCGGACGGTTTCGGTTTCGCGCCGGACTTCGTCGGCGAGGGCGAAGCGCGCACCGGTAGCTGGGTGAAGATTCCGCAGGTTGGTGGCGTGTCGATCGCGAACGACGTCGAAATCGGCGCGAACACGACGATCGACCGCGGCGCGATGGCCGACACGATCATCGAAGAGTGCGTGAAGATCGACAATCTCGTGCAGATCGGCCACAACTGCAAGATCGGCGCTTATACGGTGATCGCCGGTTGCGCGGGCGTTGCGGGCAGCACCACCATTGGCCGTCATTGCATGATCGGCGGCGCGGTCGGCATCGCCGGACACGTGACGCTCGCCGATTACGTGATCGTCACCGCGAAATCAGGCGTGTCGAAGTCGCTGCTGAAGCCCGGCATGTACACGAGCGCGTTCCCGGCCGTGAACCATGCGGACTGGAACAAAAGCGCGGCGCTGCTGCGCAATATCGACAAGCTTCGCGATCGCATCAAGGCACTCGAAGCCGCCGCGGCGGACAACGCCGCCAACGTGGCGGGCGGCCCGGCGGCCGCGAGCGACAATATCTGA
- the fabZ gene encoding 3-hydroxyacyl-ACP dehydratase FabZ, which yields MSTEKINLDIHKILTLLPHRYPILLVDRVLELEPHKNIKALKNVSINEPYFQGHFPTRPVMPGVLILEALAQTAALLTFSEEPSDPSNTLYLFVGIDNARFKRVVEPGDQLILNCTFERHMRGIWKFKARAEVDGVVAAEADLMCAVRHTDKDA from the coding sequence ATGAGCACCGAAAAAATCAATCTCGACATTCATAAGATTCTCACGCTTCTGCCGCATCGTTATCCGATCCTGCTGGTCGATCGCGTGCTCGAACTCGAGCCGCACAAGAACATCAAAGCGTTGAAGAACGTGTCGATCAATGAGCCGTATTTTCAGGGGCATTTCCCGACCCGGCCGGTGATGCCAGGCGTGCTGATTCTCGAAGCGCTCGCGCAGACGGCGGCGTTGCTGACGTTCTCGGAAGAGCCGAGCGATCCGTCGAACACGCTTTACCTGTTCGTCGGCATCGACAACGCGCGTTTCAAGCGCGTGGTGGAGCCGGGCGATCAACTGATCCTGAACTGCACGTTCGAGCGTCACATGCGCGGCATCTGGAAGTTCAAGGCGCGCGCGGAAGTGGATGGGGTTGTCGCGGCGGAAGCCGATCTGATGTGCGCGGTGCGCCACACGGACAAAGACGCTTGA